TGTCATACTGTCTCTACTGGTGTCTGGAAGTACTTCCTGTCATACTGTCTCTACTGGTGTCATTGTACTTAATGTCTTATACTGGTGTCTGGAAGTACTTAATGTCTTATACTGGTGTCTGGAAGTACTTAATATCTCATACTGGTGTCTGGAAGTATTTCCTGTCATACTGTCTCTACTGGTGTCTGGAAGTACTTCATGTCTCATACTGTCCATATTGGTGTCTGGAAGTACTTCATGTCTCATACTGTCTCTACTGGTGTCTAAGTACTTCATATCTTCACCCCTCTTTATACTTCAATTGGTCCATATTTAAGCTAGGACCCCGGTACACAGGCGGGAGGTGGGGGCGACactgtactagctagctagctaggacccCGGTACACAGGCGGGAGGTGGGGGCGACactgtactagctagctagctaggacccCGGTACACAGGCGGGAGGTGGGGGCGACACtgtaccagctagctagctaggacccCGGTACACAGGCGGGAGGTGGGGGCGACactgtactagctagctagctagctaggcctcCGGTACACAGGCAGGAGGTGGGGGGCGCGACACtgtaccagctagctagctaggactcCGGTACACAGGCGGGAGGTGGGGGCGACACTgtactacctagctagctaggccTCCGGTACACAGGTGGGGCGACACACAGgcaggaggtgggggggggggggggcgcgcgacactgtactagctagctagctaggactctggtacacaagCAGGAGGTGGGGGGTGACACCgtaccagctagctagctaggactctggtacacaggcaGGAGGTGGGGGCGACactgtactagctagctagctaggactcCGGTACACAGGTGGGAGGTGGGGCGACACtgtaccagctagctagctaggactcCGGTACACAGGCTACTTTTGAATAATTCACACTTCTACCTCACCGCAAGTTAACAACCTTCCTCCTAAACCCCCTATTCCACTTCAGTGTAGCATTTAGTATAATTAGGTTAGATTAGGCTGATAGGACCAGTCCCCAGTCCCCAGCTAaatgagctgttctctctcttttttggGAATATTTAAAAAGTACAGTCAAACTATTCTGTATAAAAGTTTGTACTTGCAAATGATTGATTGCATTTATAACACATTGAACAATCCTTTTGCATAATAATTCATGTGGGTTCTTGTTTCTTAACTTCCTGTCTCTTTCCGGCTCTTCTTCTTCTGGGACGGCTTGGGAGCATCGAAGCTCGGGTCGGATATTTCTGAAGAGAAAAGAATGGACAATGTGTCAAAAACAGAAATAGATGATATTTATTATGGAAAAGCAAGTCAGCAGTAGTGACACCAACCATTGTAAGAAAATAGTTTGGCTTCACAATGAGAGAGATCTGATCTGCCTTCTGTTCAGTGTTGATACACATGAGTAGCAACACACTGactgtcccaaaatggcaccctatttagaaagtagtgcgctataaaagggaatagggtgccattttggacgtaaACTATGGTTAAGGTTGCTACTACTAGTATCTTACTCTGTGAGGACGGCTGGGAGATGGACTGTTTGGTCCCTGCTGGGGGAAGTGCTGAACTCTCCACTGGTGTGACTGTCATGCTGTCAGAGGTCACCTGTACAGAGAAGGACAAGTCACACCATGTCATAGCTGGTTACACAACACACCACAGTCAAGGGGctgagtcccaaatagcaccctttatagtgtactacttttgaccaggggtcTTGGTTAAAAACACtgcactactgtatatagggcataGGCTGCAAATATGACCAGCAACACACCTTTCACATCCTGTTTCAACTGCTCAAGACGTTACAATGTTCCAGGACACTGGAAATACAACACATCATTCTCTGTCATGTAGAATACTAGATATTCATTACAGCTTTCttagccatttgggatgcagacacgcCTGTCACCTGGCCTGTAGCGCCACACGCCTGTCACCTGGCCTGTAGCGCCACACGCCTGTTACCTGGCCTGTAGGACCACACGTCTGTTACCTGGCCTGTAGCACCACACGTCTGTTACCTGGCCTGTAGCACCACACGTCTGTTACCTGGCCTGTAGCACCACACGTCTGTCACCTGGCCTGTAGCACCACACGTCTGTCACCTGGCCTGTAGCACCACACGTCTGTCACCTGGCCTGTAGCACCACACGTCTGTCACCTGGCCTGTAGGACCACACGTCTGTCACCTGGCCTGTAGCACCACACGTCTGTCACCTGGCCTGTAGCACCACACGTCTGTCACCTGGCCTGTAGCACCACACGTCTGTCACCTGGCCTGTAGGACCACACGTCTGTCACCTGGCCTGTAGGACCACACGTCTGTCACCTGGCCTGTAGCACCACACGTCTGTTACCTGGCCTGTAGCACCACACGTCTGTTACCTGGCCTGTAGCACCACACGTCTGTTACCTGGCCTGTAGCACCACACGTCTGTTACCTGGCCTGTAGCACCACACGTCTGTTACCTGGCCTGTAGCACCACACGTCTGTTACCTGGCCTGTAGCACCACACGTCTGTTACCTGGCCTGTAGCACCACACGTCTGTTACCTGGCCTGTAGCACCACACGTCTGTTACCTGGCCTGTAGCACCACACGTCTGTTACCTGGCCTGTAGCACCACACGTCTGTTACCTGGCCTGTAGCACCACACGTCTGTTACCTGGCCTGTAGCACCACACGTCTGTTACCTGGCCTGTAGCACCACACGTCTGTTACCTGGCCTGTAGCACCACACGTCTGTCACCTGGCCTGTAGCACCACACGTCTGTCACCTGGCCTGTAGCACCACACGTCTGTCACCTGGCCTGTAGGACCACACGTCTGTCACCTGGCCTGTAGCACCACACGTCTGTCACCTGGCCTGTAGCACCACACGTCTGTCACCTGGCCTGTAGCACCACACGTCTGTCACCTGGCCTGTAGGACCACACGTCTGTCACCTGGCCTGTAGCACCACACGTCTGTCACCTGGCCTGTAGCACCACACGTCTGTCACCTGGCCTGTAGCACCACACGTCTGTCACCTGGCCTGTAGCACCACACGTCTGTCACCTGGCCTGTAGCACCACACGTCTGTCACCTGGCCTGTAGCACCACACGTCTGTTACCTGGCCTGTAGGACCACACGTCTGTCACCTGGCCTGTAGCACCACACGTCTGTCACCTGGCCTGTAGCACCACACGTCTGTCACCTGGCCTGTAGCACCACACGTCTGTTACCTGGCCTGTAGCACCACACGTCTGTCACCTGGCCTGTAGCACCACACGTCTGTTACCTGGCCTGTAGCACCACACGTCTGTCACCTGGCCTGTAGCACCACACGTCTGTCACCTGGCCTGTAGCACCACACGTCTGTCACCTGGCCTGTAGGACCACACGTCTGTCACCTGGCCTGTAGCACCACACGTCTGTTACCTGGCCTGTAGCACCACACGTCTGTCACCTGGCCTGTAGGACCACACGCCTGTCACCTGGCCTGTAGCACCACACGTCTGTCACCTGGCCTGTAGGACCACACGTCTGTCACCTGGCCTGTAGGACCACACGTCTGTTACCTGGCCTGTAGCACCACACGTCTGTCACCTGGCCTGTAGCACCACACGTCTGTTACCTGGCCTGTAGGACCACCTTCCTCGgctttcttcttcctcttcttcttcttcttggacCTGGCAGCCCCCCCGGCAGAGTCATCCTTCTCCTTGTCATCGTCTGACCCCTGTGCCCCCTGGGGGTGGTTGGGTGCAGGGTCCTGGGGCGGGGGGCCGGGGGCCTCTACCACCGGGGGTCCCTCATAGTTCCCCCACAGCTCCGTAGGGGCGTTCCAGTCTGAGCTGGGGTCCGCTGCTGCAATACTGCCTGGAAACAGAACAGAGAAAATACCAGTTACCCCACCCAGTGAAGGCAGAAATCACAGCACAATTGCTATATTTACTCTACACTAATTGTTGCTTACTTAATCCTGACCACTCATCAGAAGGAGAGGGGCATTCCCACTGCAGCTCAGAGGCAGGATGGGTGATGTGCTctggaggagacagacacagacacagacacagacagacagtgtatcTTAGCCTTCCTCAAACCATACAAAATAGTCAATTCTACAGTCCCTGACATCAGTGATAAGTGTTAATCACCTATAGTCTTCAGTCCAAGTACAGAGGGTAATGTGTTTAGTTCAGTCTTCATCCTCCCATCAACCCCACTCCACGACCCTGGAAGGAATAAACCAATAGAGACTGTTGTTATCACAGAACATCCAGAAAAACACAAAAGCTTTGAAATTCAGTTGGCATTCTCAAATCCATCTAACAGATGGAAACGTTAAGGGGCCGATTCAGACTTATGAATGTATACCATTCGTACACACATCTCAgtatttggtattcagacttatgAATGTATACCATTCGTACACACATCTCAgtatttggtattcagacttatgAATGTATACCATTCGTACACACATCTCAgtatttggtattcagacttaccttatagtacataccacagtatgagtcataatacccataaaacctagcagtcaaacagggcaATTTTTCAAATCCTTTATTGCAGTATTTGTTATTCCCATATGGAATTTTAGAAACCCTTGTAGGTTTACCCTGGCGTggcgttttgataaccatgtaaatctctctgggacaaggtgacttttatcataATATCCGCTTATAATTCACCCACCCCCCAAAATGAaacgctaattagctgctaatgtggctaacAAATGCCATGATGAACTGGACGAGACTGACGAATCGAGACAAAGggaagaatctctggattaactatctaatgttagctaactgtaGTGTGACGTTTCCCAGCGAGAACCAAATAAACTATCTCAAACAGAAGAGGGAACTAACAGAATCATCAACAACCAAAACTAAACAGGTGGGGGGGTTCTAGGGGAGGTTCTGAAAGATACTCATGGGGGGGTGCACTGAAAGatgactagcaacaacaactgggacctaaaagacacccaccattaGACCCACTAAATTTACCCAAGAAGAGGAAAACAATTAAAACCCACACCAAGGAAGCAAACAAAAAAGTGGAGCAAAATGAAAACAATGAAGATCAGATAAAggatttttaaaattgtattttttttataagaCAACTGAAGCACTAGGCCATCCACTTatccactcttaaatatcacctgggccagcaaaggtgtaacacatactgactaacgaggtaaCACCAAATCGGTACGCCCTATGTGCTAATGTCCAATCTCGaaatataaatggaaaaaccGAAGACTAACAGTAGTAAAGATTAAATAGGATAAATTGCTTTAAATGTACAATTATGTTAAGTATTTTGTAAGTTTTAATTGACAAAATACcggttagcaaaggtgtcaggagtgtgcagggatttgtagttttgcattttgtttactttgatgctaattagcatttgtCAAAtcagagtaaatagagccgaatatattgataGAAGTCACCTTGTCCtcgatttacatggttatcaaaacatctctctacactctacacagtccttattttaaatgtttctaaaatcccccatgggaaaaataaatggtgggaaaacgattggaaccatttccgtttgaccactaggttttatgggtatctACTGTGGGGCTCAATTCAGTCGTGTAACACGCCCTGTAGGTGTGGCTACCTTGCCCACTCTGAATAAATGTAATTTAAAGAAAGTCATCTAAATATGTGTCTCCAGTTCAGCACCAAATGGTAGATTGAAAAATACTCTTGATTGTGTAGATTATTTAGGTTTAGTTATGTATTTAAACTGGCCTGGAAAGCCTTCacacaaaataaagaaaatggtGGTTTGATTCGTTCAGTTCTTCAACCCATGGTAATGTTGGAAGATTAGTGTACATATAATTAtaacagggagaacactgtacaaAACTAGGTTATACCCTCGTCTATTGCCtgcactaatcatggaactgtgtgATGACAGTCAACTATTGCGCCATGCGTCGGGTTCAAACTGTTAGGTCTTGAGCTGCGCTGCATAATGATTTAATTAGCCGACATGTCTTTTATATCAATATTATCAACTGGTACTAATGATTCTCAGCAACATGGCTGTGACAGCGTTTAAAGGAAGCAAATGATATGGTGGGCTATACCAACTGATGGGAACAAGGGTATTAAATGGAATAATAAGGTAGGCTCTGCCAAATAATGGGAACCAACAGCACAACATTTGAtgttattgaccataacctgtttgGCTTTTCAACCTTAGCCGTAACTAGCCAGGTACAGTGCACTCTTGGTTATTGTCCAGccatgtggtccagtgctgcaaagAAGGACTGAGTTTAGGTGctgctggcccagaacagagcggcacgtcttgctcttcattgtaatcagagggctgatattaatactatgcatgccagtgtCTCTTGGCTAAAAGTTtaggaaagactgactgcatcacttcatGGTTTAATAAGGAacaatgtgttggaaattccaagtTATTTGCAGAGTctacttacacacagcactgacacacactgtaCTGACCTCCATATGCATTACAGTGCATATTTTAACAGCAAGTTAAACGCCTTCACATCAATAATCCTCAAAGCATGATCTCCATGTTCACAAGATGTATTGAGTTGAAACAGCATGAAACTGAGACAAAGACAATAATGTCTGCATAAACCAATGTAATCGGTCCTAAAATACAAACTGGATATGAATGTAACATTATATTTTGCTCACACTGACAACAAGTAAAAGCTAGGCTAACATACTGTAGCAATTAAGCTAGTGCTGTCCATCTATTCCACAAAGTACACATACACATCCAAATAATGCTCTGAAAGGTGAAAGTGAATTGGAAGAAGAAGTGTAAACTAACAGTATATTAGCTAGAAAGGCATCCTTGCAgcatagagaaaatgttgctgtatTGTAAAGCAAATTTTCAGCAATTCAATTCCTTCAGTGTCCTGTGCCGAGGCAGGGTTAGGTGTGCCGAGGTAGGGTTAGGTGTGCCCAGGCAGGGTTAGGTGTGCCGAGGCAGGGTTAGGTGTGCCCATGCAGGGTTAGGTGTGCCCAGGCAGGGTTAGGTGTGCCCAGGCAGGGTTAGGTGTGCCCAGGCAGGGTTAGGTGTGCCCAGGCAGGGTTAGGTGTGccgaggtagggttagggttaagcccAGTAGGTTACCTTCAGTGTCCTGTACCCAGGTAGGGTTAGGTGTGCCCAGGTAGGGTTAGGTGTGCCCAGGTAGGGTTAGGTGTGCCCAGGTGGGTTAGGGGTAAGCCCAGTAGGTTACCTTCAGTGTCCTGTCTCCAGGTGGGTTCAGAGTTCAGGTGTCGGGGTCCTTTAGGGATGGCCGGCCACTTCTCCCCATCTGAAGAGCATATATGGGTGGGCAGCTTCATGGAGATATCTGGCCACCCTCCACCGTTCACTGACGGCTCCTCTCTCCAGCTGGTGGACactagagggagggagacatggaTCGGTCAGTGTTACTTTGGCTTAGTGAAAATGTTATCCTTCCATGGACACACTCAGCTGGATGCAACAAGCGGTGTTCTTCACAGGAAAGGACAGTCCAGGATAAAATATGTCTGTACAGGATTGAACAGTTCAGTTATTGACGGGACAAgaatcagaccaggagacagcgGTACTTTACCTGGTGTCGTGAAAGAATCTCCTTTCCCAGGCCTCAGGTGCAAGGGCTCTAAGGGGGAAGAGAAGACACTGTCTCAATGGAGAGAACAAACTAAAGAGCCCTCCTCAGGAGATCACATAACACCGGAGCCCTCCTCAGGAGATCACATAACACCGGAGCCCCCCTCAGGAGATCACATAACACCGGAGCCCTCCTCAGGAGATCACATAATACCGGAGCCCTCCTCAGGAGATCACATAACACCGGAGCCCTCCCCAGGAGATCACATAATACCGGAGCCCTCCCCAGGAGATCACATAATACCAGAGCCCTACTCAGGAGATCACATAATACTGGAGCCCTCCCCAGGAGATCACATAACACCGGAGCCCTCCTCAGGAGATCACATAATACCGGAGCCCTCCTCAGGAGATCACATAACACTGGAGCCCTCCCCAGGAGATCACATAATACCGGAGCCCTCCCCAGGAGATCACATAATACCGGAGCCCTCCCCAGGAGATCACATAACACCGGAGCCCTACTCAGGAGAGGAGTGAAATTAGTTTCAGGTGTTCAAACCCAACTAAAAAGGGAGCGAAATATGACATGCTTTGGAATAAACTGGCCCTATAAACGGCTTCATACACATACGTCTGTTCAATGTAGTACATTTCTTAACTACACACCAGTACATATCCTTGAGAGCCTCTGGCACACTTTGTGAAGACAAAAGACACAGTGAGTCAGTGCTAGGGTTGCAAGCTCtcagtaactttcccaaaatgcCCAGAGTCACAGATTTCCTATTTATTCCTTACTGATTCTGAtgatcttccaaccaggatttctgggagACATGGGAAAGTTACCAGACTAATACAGATGGCATACCTCTGTTCTTCCTGTTGACCGGGGTGGTGAGAGGAGGCTGTTCCACCTGGCGGTGAGGTACCGCCACCCCCTCCGGGCTTCCTGACCCGTCAGGccccttctccttcctcttctgCTGCCGCTTCTCCCGGTTACTCACCTTAGTCTCCCACGCACCTGGAAGAGAGAGCAGGGGTTTGGCTTCTTTAAATCTACTAGGATTATAAATGTTGTTTCACCTGGAAGAGAGAGCAGGGGTTTGGCTTCTTTCAATCTACTAGGATTATAAATGTTGTTTCACCTGGAAGAGAGAGCAGGGGTTTGGCTTCTTTAAATCTACTAGGATTATAAATGTTGTTTCACCTGGAAGAGAGAGCAGGGGTTTGGCTTCTTTAAATCTACTAGGATTATAAATGTTGTTTCACCTGGAAGAGAGAGCAGGGGTTTGGCTTCTTTAAATCTACTAGGATTATAAAATTTTGTTTAATCTCCCTACCTTTAAGAGATCTGGGGTGAATTTTCCCCTAGGTAAAGAtgtaggatcagcttcccctcccacATTCTAACATTGAGGGTATTTCCAAGGTAACGGATTTGCACCGAGACTGATTTTCCACTTCAAATGTAtgccaaataaaaaaaatgattttgaagtttaacaaaccataaaactctatgcacaaggactacttatAACATTTTACTAAAACATTTACTGAAagagtttggtaacagaatttcagTAAAATCACACAAAAAGTTGTGTCCACGTTTTCCAAAAGCTCTTAAATATCTACTCTGGATTAAgataaaaaaaatgtctgcagaaagaaatggggtgtcagctatgacatgacacattggaaaaaatctattttgggttaatgaactacagtaagtgaagtggatttatacCCAGTAGCAGACTAGTGGTAACGGCGCGTGGATCCTTGATCTGAACTATACAGAAATCCATAATTACAGATATGAATagcattctcttcatggtgatgtatcctaaatAGATACACTAAAAAAAGGTAGAAATACAcaatatcctcctttgcatattttggtattattctacacactggctattataTTAATGAGCCCAAACATAACCAAATTTGGTTggtccggaccaaatctgaaccaatcatagacttCCATGTTTCtcaagtttggacatcaaagcATAGTAGATTAGACTACAGTCCAGTACTAGTGTTGTCATGATATCAGAAATTTTACTTCGATACCAGGTTTAAATTTCATGATACCATCATGACACAAAAACAAAGACGTATTAGCCAAAAAGTCCCAGAATTATACTTTATCCAGACAAATAATCTCAGCTACTGCGCtgttcaatatcaaatcaaatttatttatatagcccttcgtacatcagctgatatctcaccactaggctaccctgccgcaccaaCAATACAGGTTAACACACATTCAATAGGAGTATGAATGCATCGAGTTAGTCAGCTTGTTTTAGCTGGTATCATGGTGCTATAGATGACAAACAACCCCATAGCATTTGCCAATAAAATCCATCCTAAATGTAAGAGAACATATGTTATTGTACTGAT
The DNA window shown above is from Oncorhynchus mykiss isolate Arlee chromosome 18, USDA_OmykA_1.1, whole genome shotgun sequence and carries:
- the LOC110496775 gene encoding protein LYRIC; this translates as MATDWQTSAIEQAQLISSRLRELLSTGEGYIRSEFGVELGLTPELYPSWAILSAAAAVGLLVLSWAAVCSGLFGGKKLGAPVTQDSGDSLKAQVNKIVKPEAQNKKTKKKSTEKKAQYNGRTVPEPQEEVTEEITKPSPEITTEVKKTKKKAKPEVKPAMRVSAADGKEPDDGAWETKVSNREKRQQKRKEKGPDGSGSPEGVAVPHRQVEQPPLTTPVNRKNREPLHLRPGKGDSFTTPVSTSWREEPSVNGGGWPDISMKLPTHICSSDGEKWPAIPKGPRHLNSEPTWRQDTEGSWSGVDGRMKTELNTLPSVLGLKTIEHITHPASELQWECPSPSDEWSGLSSIAAADPSSDWNAPTELWGNYEGPPVVEAPGPPPQDPAPNHPQGAQGSDDDKEKDDSAGGAARSKKKKKRKKKAEEGGPTGQVTSDSMTVTPVESSALPPAGTKQSISQPSSQKISDPSFDAPKPSQKKKSRKETGS